A stretch of Fibrobacter succinogenes DNA encodes these proteins:
- a CDS encoding nucleotide sugar dehydrogenase: MSFETKIVCIGAGYVGGPTMTVIADKCPDVKVTVVDINQSRIDAWNSENLPIFEPGLDDVVKRARGRNLFFSTDIPAAIKEADIIFVSVNTPTKTFGHGAGKASDLQYWEKTARNILEIADEGKIIVEKSTLPVRTAAAMERILNSNDKGLHFEVLSNPEFLAEGTAINDLFEPDRVLIGSHQTESGLAACQKLVDVYAHWVPRDRILTTNLWSSELTKLTANAFLAQRISSINSISALCERTGADVDEVAYVMGKDRRIGSKFLKASIGFGGSCFKKDILNLVYLCGYYGLPEVAAYWESVVKINEWQTHRVVDRMLETMFNTIAGKKIAVFGFAFKANTGDTRESPANLVVRDLLAEHALPVVTDPKAIPDAKRDLKDVIDRVAFEEDPYKAAEGAHAVVVCTEWKCFAELDWKRIYSSMAKPAFVFDGRNILDADALRKIGFEVTSIGKGKAE; the protein is encoded by the coding sequence ATGAGTTTCGAAACTAAAATTGTTTGCATTGGTGCCGGCTACGTTGGTGGACCGACCATGACTGTTATCGCCGATAAGTGCCCCGATGTTAAGGTTACCGTTGTTGATATAAACCAATCGCGCATTGATGCCTGGAATAGCGAAAATCTTCCGATTTTTGAACCCGGCCTAGATGATGTTGTGAAGCGCGCTCGTGGCCGTAACCTGTTCTTCAGCACCGATATTCCCGCAGCCATTAAGGAAGCCGACATTATTTTCGTGTCCGTCAATACTCCGACGAAAACGTTTGGGCATGGCGCGGGCAAGGCGTCCGACCTCCAGTATTGGGAAAAGACCGCTCGCAACATTTTGGAAATTGCAGACGAAGGCAAGATTATCGTCGAAAAGTCTACGCTCCCAGTCCGCACTGCGGCTGCCATGGAACGCATTTTGAATTCGAACGACAAGGGCCTTCACTTTGAAGTGCTTTCGAACCCGGAATTCCTTGCAGAAGGTACGGCTATCAACGACTTGTTTGAACCGGACCGTGTGCTCATAGGTTCGCATCAGACGGAATCAGGCCTTGCGGCTTGCCAGAAACTTGTGGACGTCTATGCGCATTGGGTTCCGCGTGACCGCATTTTGACAACGAACCTTTGGAGTTCCGAACTTACGAAGCTTACGGCAAATGCCTTCCTCGCTCAGCGCATCAGTTCTATCAACTCGATTAGCGCCCTCTGCGAACGCACCGGTGCAGACGTTGATGAAGTCGCTTACGTGATGGGCAAGGACCGCCGCATCGGTTCCAAGTTCCTTAAGGCATCCATCGGTTTTGGTGGTAGCTGCTTCAAAAAAGATATTTTGAATCTTGTGTATCTTTGTGGCTATTACGGTTTGCCGGAAGTGGCGGCTTACTGGGAAAGCGTCGTGAAGATTAACGAGTGGCAGACGCACCGCGTGGTGGACCGCATGCTCGAAACGATGTTCAATACGATTGCCGGCAAGAAAATTGCCGTGTTCGGTTTTGCGTTCAAGGCAAATACGGGCGATACCCGTGAAAGCCCCGCAAACCTCGTTGTGCGCGATTTGCTCGCCGAACATGCTCTGCCTGTTGTGACCGACCCGAAGGCAATCCCCGATGCTAAGCGCGACCTCAAGGATGTGATTGACCGAGTGGCATTCGAGGAAGACCCATACAAGGCTGCCGAAGGCGCTCATGCCGTCGTAGTTTGCACTGAATGGAAGTGCTTTGCAGAACTCGACTGGAAGCGTATTTACAGCTCGATGGCAAAGCCTGCATTTGTATTTGATGGCCGCAATATTTTGGATGCTGACGCACTGAGAAAGATCGGATTCGAAGTGACTAGCATTGGTAAAGGCAAGGCGGAATAA
- a CDS encoding glycosyltransferase has translation MRILFLTPYVPSDRAGGEKFTRLLLEDLSRENQVDLVYYKYSFDKDYVSPNKNIRVLMVCKNSTAVKLWNSAKYPLLHPTFTIRFSYRLLRFLKKIWKSNAYDLLYLDHSQMLLYGKFFPEAKKILMSHDVMAERYGHKENLNAKIVRYSEGCLMRMPNLTIFTFSEKDVGIVKSAYGLEAKHTNFYLDNSIVKAVPKKVENVYVFFGKWKRPDNFDGLKWFFDTVYPSRPKSELFRIIGIGLPKEFSDYIKTLPNVQYLGFVDNPYEIIANSRAVISPIFSGAGVKVKVVESLACGTPVIGNELAFEGISQEFSSFMKKAKTEADYGKVMNSLLNDCEERIKFKKLFFEKYQSQSIPVFLKEL, from the coding sequence ATGCGAATTTTGTTTTTGACTCCTTATGTACCTAGTGATAGGGCTGGTGGAGAAAAGTTCACCAGATTGTTACTTGAGGACTTGTCAAGGGAAAACCAAGTGGATTTGGTTTATTATAAGTATTCCTTTGACAAAGATTATGTCAGCCCGAATAAAAATATTCGCGTGTTAATGGTTTGCAAGAATTCGACGGCAGTGAAGCTTTGGAATAGTGCTAAGTATCCGTTGCTCCATCCAACATTTACCATTCGCTTCAGTTATAGACTGCTTCGTTTTTTGAAAAAGATTTGGAAATCGAATGCTTACGACTTGTTGTATTTAGATCATAGTCAGATGCTTTTATATGGAAAGTTTTTTCCTGAAGCGAAAAAGATTTTGATGTCTCATGATGTAATGGCTGAACGTTATGGACATAAAGAAAATTTGAATGCCAAAATTGTTCGTTATTCGGAAGGCTGTCTTATGCGCATGCCTAATTTGACCATATTCACGTTTAGCGAAAAAGATGTTGGCATTGTGAAAAGTGCGTATGGTTTAGAAGCGAAACATACGAATTTTTATCTAGATAATAGTATTGTTAAGGCGGTTCCGAAAAAAGTGGAGAACGTTTATGTCTTTTTTGGAAAGTGGAAGCGCCCTGATAATTTTGACGGTTTAAAATGGTTCTTTGATACGGTTTATCCTAGCCGTCCCAAGTCTGAACTATTCCGAATTATAGGAATCGGATTGCCTAAAGAATTTTCCGATTACATAAAAACGTTGCCCAATGTCCAGTACCTAGGCTTTGTTGACAATCCTTATGAGATTATTGCCAATTCGCGGGCTGTTATATCTCCTATTTTTTCGGGGGCAGGTGTTAAGGTTAAAGTTGTAGAATCCCTAGCCTGCGGAACGCCTGTTATTGGCAATGAGCTTGCTTTTGAAGGCATATCGCAGGAATTTTCAAGCTTCATGAAAAAGGCAAAAACGGAAGCGGATTATGGCAAAGTTATGAATTCGCTTTTGAACGATTGTGAAGAAAGAATTAAATTTAAGAAACTATTTTTTGAAAAGTATCAAAGCCAATCGATTCCCGTCTTTCTGAAAGAGCTGTAA
- a CDS encoding transglycosylase SLT domain-containing protein — protein MKLFYSLLFACTAALYAQADGSAYSLYKSPFSDQEMVAPEQFQDAVIRAARAKKTMNDISVSQNHRDFARAAYYYYSGQWDSAYAAYNSLRKREPELLGSVVLRMAKANFKQEQFAKMRETLRLEKSLENDRAWRESADRMRIEATMADFSLNDVARADSLMVYLNGNPDGDDVDPLKYRYARYLEDSYQLKQAKRMYMKLLTSRTAYKDSAYASIRRLREVLGTPESLAEKVAYAKMACTKDEMKNCLELLDSIQIMDAQLVQKNPALAVVLDDPAYSRLKKSTLDLNTRIVLWEKRAGALRALNRNADAIEQFRYLIENVEARPSWIQAILKLYRKEAAGLFDEEIHTYDSLLQDVSQFSNENANNLWLRGFEFEQKLMYDKAIDCYKKLIHKRFKSNLKRQWARFRIGYCYFKRGMWVEAAAYFRDATKDPFLWSGSASRMFLGDSYMKMGEDSLARAAYLDCIKDFPLSYYAHRSRTKLLDNRLMPADQIPYAHGVPMSHAATLDWIRSVNKLGKADASYSKERFEKIKKLFLYGFEEEAFRLYEEVKKKNFKRLDFLYEYGKLFYEMGETAAGYRLARQFQAKMDRRLLMTPPIDVLHYLFPVPYADPVVYHSGSSIDPFFVYSVMRQESIFDFQITSPAGACGLLQIMPATGKMLADKEEIKNFNPKRLYNAYMNIRLGIRYLVDLKEEYKNDYMYVLCNYNAGPKPTKRWQSESDGLPWDLRVEEISYWETRDYVKRVMGNYWIYKEIYGEK, from the coding sequence ATGAAATTATTTTATTCGTTGTTGTTTGCGTGCACTGCCGCCTTGTATGCACAGGCGGATGGATCGGCATATTCTTTGTATAAATCCCCGTTTTCGGATCAGGAAATGGTGGCTCCGGAACAGTTCCAGGATGCCGTTATCCGTGCGGCTCGTGCAAAGAAAACAATGAATGATATTTCCGTTTCGCAGAATCATCGTGATTTTGCTCGCGCGGCTTATTACTATTACAGTGGCCAGTGGGATAGCGCCTATGCAGCCTACAATTCTTTGCGTAAACGTGAACCGGAATTGTTGGGCTCTGTTGTGCTCCGTATGGCTAAGGCGAACTTTAAGCAGGAACAGTTCGCCAAAATGCGCGAAACGCTCCGCCTCGAAAAAAGCCTGGAAAATGATAGGGCTTGGCGCGAATCGGCAGACCGCATGAGAATCGAAGCTACGATGGCTGATTTTTCGCTGAATGATGTGGCTCGCGCAGATTCGTTGATGGTGTATTTGAACGGAAATCCTGATGGTGATGATGTCGATCCGCTGAAGTATCGCTACGCCCGCTATTTGGAAGATTCTTACCAGTTGAAACAAGCGAAGCGTATGTACATGAAGCTTTTGACGAGCCGTACAGCGTACAAGGATTCTGCTTATGCCTCGATCCGTCGCTTGAGAGAAGTGCTTGGTACTCCGGAATCGCTTGCAGAAAAGGTTGCCTATGCAAAGATGGCGTGCACCAAGGACGAAATGAAAAATTGCTTGGAGCTGCTTGATTCTATCCAGATTATGGATGCACAGCTGGTGCAAAAAAATCCGGCTTTGGCAGTGGTGCTCGATGATCCAGCCTATTCCCGCTTGAAAAAAAGCACGCTTGATTTGAATACTCGCATTGTGCTGTGGGAAAAACGTGCCGGTGCATTGCGCGCGTTGAACCGCAATGCTGATGCCATTGAACAGTTCCGTTACCTGATTGAAAATGTGGAAGCGCGCCCGTCTTGGATTCAGGCGATTCTCAAGCTTTATCGCAAGGAAGCTGCGGGTCTTTTTGACGAAGAAATCCACACGTACGATTCGCTTTTGCAGGATGTAAGCCAGTTCAGCAATGAAAATGCCAACAATCTTTGGTTGCGCGGTTTTGAATTTGAACAAAAGTTGATGTACGACAAGGCCATTGACTGCTACAAGAAACTCATTCATAAACGTTTTAAGAGCAACTTAAAGCGCCAATGGGCGAGGTTCCGCATTGGTTATTGCTACTTCAAGCGCGGTATGTGGGTTGAGGCGGCTGCTTATTTCCGCGATGCGACTAAGGATCCGTTCTTGTGGAGCGGAAGCGCTTCGCGAATGTTCCTTGGCGATTCGTACATGAAAATGGGCGAGGATTCTCTTGCTCGTGCAGCGTACCTCGATTGCATCAAGGATTTCCCGCTTTCGTATTATGCTCACCGCAGTCGCACGAAGCTCCTGGATAATCGCTTGATGCCGGCAGACCAGATTCCTTACGCTCATGGCGTGCCGATGTCGCATGCGGCAACGCTTGACTGGATTCGCTCTGTGAACAAGCTCGGTAAGGCCGATGCCTCGTATAGCAAGGAACGCTTTGAAAAGATCAAGAAGCTGTTCTTGTACGGCTTTGAGGAAGAAGCTTTCAGGCTGTATGAAGAAGTCAAGAAGAAAAATTTCAAGCGCCTGGATTTCCTTTACGAATACGGAAAGCTGTTCTACGAAATGGGCGAAACTGCAGCCGGTTACAGGCTTGCACGCCAATTCCAAGCGAAGATGGATAGACGCTTGTTGATGACTCCGCCGATTGACGTGTTGCATTATTTGTTCCCGGTGCCATACGCAGATCCGGTCGTTTATCATTCGGGAAGCAGTATCGATCCGTTCTTTGTGTATAGCGTGATGCGCCAGGAATCTATTTTTGATTTTCAGATAACGTCTCCGGCGGGCGCTTGCGGCCTATTGCAGATTATGCCCGCGACAGGCAAGATGCTTGCCGACAAGGAAGAAATCAAGAATTTCAATCCGAAGCGTTTGTACAACGCTTACATGAATATTCGCTTGGGTATCCGTTACTTGGTGGATCTTAAGGAAGAATACAAGAACGATTACATGTACGTGCTTTGCAACTACAATGCTGGGCCGAAACCGACGAAGCGCTGGCAGTCCGAAAGCGATGGCCTCCCGTGGGATTTGCGTGTCGAAGAAATCAGCTACTGGGAAACCCGCGATTACGTGAAACGCGTCATGGGAAACTATTGGATTTATAAAGAGATTTATGGTGAAAAGTAG
- a CDS encoding glycosyltransferase family 2 protein → MKVSVVIPTLNAERYIGALLERLFSQTVKFNEIIVADSESTDKTVEISSSFAGVTVFNVERKKFNHGGTRDWALQKTTGDIVLFLTQDVLPVDECYAERLIAPFAEDDRIAMSSGRQIARHDAPLIEKLNREFNYSERVFVRDKDDLPRLGVKTFFSSDCCSAYRRSAYDAIGGFDKDILVNEDMKIAAQFIFAGYKIAYVGTAGVYHSHNYSLRQQFARNFDVGAFMKMNEDLFSNVSAVSEGMKMVKWILSRLAKKGHFILCLYYVLECATKLLANKLGARYKSLSKKNRIRFASCKNYWRTHE, encoded by the coding sequence ATGAAAGTCAGTGTTGTAATTCCAACCTTAAATGCTGAGCGCTATATAGGCGCTCTTTTAGAACGTCTTTTTTCTCAGACAGTCAAATTCAATGAGATTATTGTTGCTGACTCAGAGTCTACAGACAAGACTGTTGAAATTTCAAGTTCGTTTGCTGGAGTGACTGTTTTTAATGTTGAACGGAAAAAATTCAACCATGGTGGAACTCGCGATTGGGCACTTCAGAAGACTACTGGTGATATTGTCCTTTTCTTGACGCAAGACGTATTGCCTGTAGATGAATGCTATGCGGAACGTTTAATTGCTCCTTTTGCGGAAGATGATCGTATTGCAATGTCTAGTGGTCGGCAGATTGCAAGACATGATGCTCCCTTGATCGAAAAGTTGAATCGAGAATTCAACTATTCGGAACGAGTCTTTGTCCGTGATAAGGATGATTTGCCTCGTTTGGGAGTTAAAACGTTTTTTTCTTCGGATTGCTGCTCTGCGTATCGTCGTTCTGCTTATGATGCTATAGGTGGCTTTGATAAGGATATCCTTGTGAATGAGGATATGAAAATTGCCGCCCAATTTATTTTTGCAGGTTATAAAATTGCGTATGTTGGAACTGCTGGAGTTTATCATTCCCATAATTATTCGTTAAGGCAGCAATTTGCTCGAAATTTTGATGTCGGCGCATTCATGAAGATGAATGAAGATTTATTTTCAAATGTGTCTGCCGTATCTGAGGGCATGAAAATGGTAAAATGGATTCTTTCTCGTTTAGCAAAAAAAGGCCATTTTATTTTATGCCTTTATTATGTCTTGGAATGCGCTACAAAGCTTTTGGCGAATAAGTTAGGAGCAAGGTATAAAAGCCTGTCAAAGAAGAATAGAATTCGTTTTGCTTCGTGTAAAAATTATTGGAGAACGCACGAATAG
- a CDS encoding DMT family transporter: MEKSGVSTVGKRTGGTSKPWEFFKGIITNKYWWLGICCSGLATLGYYIAMAQYDLSQVQPMMVLNPVLTALMGFCILKEVLTKRIVVAICFVVAGLLYSVENLGESTAVQNIATLWAYAGGLCFATLIAHLWVKDREMVDSLIMGVGFGLSAAFYKSLAMDFDLDHIEFSSVANLLMDFRTLGYVATYCIAFLYSQVSFSRGRALFIIPFSAAVGAAVPTLAGALVFNEAFPMGKVISVTLVLIGACLFIVRRPRRKKANNSELETRK; encoded by the coding sequence TTGGAAAAATCCGGGGTGTCCACTGTGGGCAAGCGTACTGGCGGAACGTCTAAGCCATGGGAATTTTTTAAGGGCATTATTACAAATAAGTATTGGTGGCTTGGAATTTGCTGTTCCGGGCTTGCAACGCTTGGCTATTACATTGCCATGGCGCAATATGATCTTTCGCAAGTGCAGCCGATGATGGTTTTGAATCCGGTGCTGACGGCGTTGATGGGCTTTTGCATTTTGAAGGAAGTCTTGACTAAGCGCATCGTGGTGGCGATTTGCTTTGTGGTGGCCGGGCTTTTGTATTCGGTGGAAAACTTGGGCGAATCGACGGCGGTGCAGAATATCGCGACGCTTTGGGCGTATGCGGGCGGACTTTGCTTTGCAACGCTAATTGCGCATCTTTGGGTAAAAGACCGCGAAATGGTAGATTCGCTCATCATGGGCGTAGGTTTTGGGCTTTCTGCGGCATTCTACAAGAGTCTGGCGATGGATTTTGACCTCGACCATATCGAGTTTTCGTCAGTGGCTAACTTGCTTATGGATTTTAGGACACTTGGCTATGTGGCGACTTATTGCATTGCGTTTTTGTACTCGCAAGTGTCTTTTTCGCGTGGACGTGCACTGTTTATTATCCCGTTCAGTGCGGCTGTCGGTGCTGCGGTCCCGACCTTGGCTGGGGCGCTCGTATTCAACGAAGCTTTTCCGATGGGCAAGGTGATTTCGGTGACTTTAGTGTTGATTGGTGCTTGTCTTTTTATTGTTCGCAGACCGCGCCGAAAGAAAGCTAATAATTCGGAACTCGAAACAAGGAAGTAG
- a CDS encoding CotH kinase family protein produces the protein MSACSDDNPSSLNFDLGSSSSANGNADGVNLPFVGGPVIFTEVDPINIDYKDHEGDDAGWVELFNASADTVNLSGMYLTDSQENPFKWKLGNVKIAPNSFLVIFLSGKNYPDYVMPHDSMDMIGPGCWTWTDAKSDPPGYSYADPLPGYKKNCFSENGKRRIGSVMKLGENEELGWASISLFVGTGSSDPSDVLDISAANEILMQAYITKGRKVSVRLAQPDIDDWKGYEMILEGTGDSSTVYRMALPTGSTFPDLANIYGTRFSPDANESQEVTLKVFSYIARNRGHEPHAGFKLSKKGGSLYLVNADTAIVDSVAYPELPLGKTWNNANGWGYADPSPYGNTESGLTFTREENIDTLLFPPSGFYTEPFVLNLESTNNAVCETGGKLPSEQTPFQKNILIDKTTVIRCAKIAPQSLPSDVVTRTYVFESAPAVPAVFLSADPNSLFDPDTGIYVEGPYAQSKEPHYGANYWLDKEIPMTVELMEPGTSTPAFAKNAGLKIFGNYSRQKDKKSVAITFREKYGDSHLNYPLFPEFPELNKFKVFLLRNNGSNCGNDYIRDRLASSVSEGLGVDYQRGRFAVVYYNGEYFGIHSIRERSTADYFETHYGLDPDKIDLLKANNEVSAGSAVDYVALMEWLESNNLDDEENYAYIASQIDVDNFINYMHTEIFANNRDWPANNLKKWRSTSPKAPWKWFLYDLDFGFGNDYSKYTNNIFEFAAAEDGDSWPNGPEFTLLLRRLLENEDFKAAFINRMAVLLQMNFESSRVLARIENMMAEIQSEIPRDQKRWGLNASKMTKQLNAIKNFAMNRPKVVYDELQEFFALGKKATVTLSVNGFGRILVHNLPVDEKKMTVNFFTGFPVLLSAEPLAGTVFVGWSDGETNSTRVILPESVSEVTALFK, from the coding sequence TTGTCGGCGTGTTCTGACGATAATCCAAGTTCGTTGAATTTTGATCTGGGGAGTAGTTCTTCTGCAAATGGTAATGCAGATGGCGTGAACCTCCCGTTTGTTGGCGGCCCTGTGATTTTCACTGAGGTTGATCCGATTAACATTGATTACAAGGATCACGAAGGCGATGACGCCGGTTGGGTAGAATTATTCAATGCTTCTGCTGATACAGTGAATTTGTCTGGAATGTACTTAACGGACTCGCAAGAGAATCCGTTTAAGTGGAAACTGGGCAACGTGAAAATTGCACCGAATTCGTTTTTGGTCATTTTCTTGTCGGGGAAGAATTATCCCGATTACGTGATGCCGCATGATTCGATGGATATGATTGGGCCTGGTTGTTGGACATGGACGGATGCGAAAAGCGATCCGCCGGGATACAGCTATGCCGATCCGTTGCCGGGATACAAGAAAAATTGCTTTAGTGAAAATGGTAAGCGCCGCATAGGCTCGGTGATGAAGTTGGGCGAAAACGAGGAACTTGGGTGGGCGTCTATTTCGCTTTTTGTAGGGACGGGGAGTTCCGACCCTTCGGATGTGCTAGATATTTCGGCGGCAAATGAAATTTTGATGCAGGCGTATATTACAAAGGGCCGCAAGGTTTCTGTGCGCTTGGCGCAGCCCGACATTGATGATTGGAAAGGTTACGAAATGATTCTTGAAGGGACGGGGGATTCTTCGACGGTTTACCGCATGGCTCTCCCGACGGGCTCTACGTTTCCTGATTTGGCGAACATTTATGGGACGCGATTTAGCCCCGATGCGAATGAATCGCAAGAAGTGACTCTTAAGGTTTTCAGCTACATTGCACGGAACCGTGGCCATGAACCGCATGCGGGTTTCAAGCTTTCGAAAAAGGGAGGCTCGCTTTACCTGGTGAATGCTGACACCGCAATTGTGGATTCTGTGGCTTATCCGGAGTTGCCTCTAGGAAAAACATGGAACAACGCGAATGGCTGGGGCTATGCCGACCCTTCGCCATATGGCAATACGGAAAGCGGGCTGACATTCACTCGTGAAGAAAATATCGACACCTTGCTATTCCCGCCTTCGGGATTTTATACGGAACCATTTGTTCTAAATCTTGAAAGTACGAATAATGCCGTGTGCGAAACTGGCGGAAAATTGCCATCGGAACAGACGCCATTTCAGAAGAATATTTTAATCGACAAGACGACGGTAATACGCTGTGCAAAAATTGCTCCGCAAAGCCTCCCGAGCGACGTGGTGACGCGTACTTACGTTTTCGAGAGTGCGCCTGCAGTGCCTGCGGTATTCCTTTCTGCTGACCCGAATTCGCTTTTTGACCCGGATACTGGAATTTATGTGGAAGGTCCGTATGCGCAGAGCAAGGAACCTCATTACGGGGCCAATTACTGGCTCGACAAGGAAATTCCCATGACGGTGGAGTTGATGGAGCCGGGGACGAGTACGCCTGCGTTTGCGAAGAATGCAGGGCTCAAGATTTTTGGCAATTACAGTAGGCAAAAAGACAAAAAGTCGGTGGCGATCACGTTCCGTGAAAAGTATGGCGATTCACACCTGAATTATCCGCTGTTCCCTGAATTCCCGGAGCTGAATAAGTTCAAGGTGTTCTTGTTACGCAATAACGGGAGCAACTGCGGAAACGATTACATTCGCGACCGATTGGCAAGTTCCGTGAGTGAAGGGCTTGGCGTCGATTACCAGCGCGGGCGATTCGCAGTCGTGTATTATAACGGCGAATATTTCGGTATCCACAGCATTCGTGAGCGCTCAACGGCAGACTATTTTGAAACACATTATGGGCTTGATCCAGATAAAATAGATTTGCTCAAGGCCAATAATGAGGTGTCGGCGGGCTCGGCTGTCGATTACGTCGCGTTGATGGAGTGGCTGGAGTCAAACAATCTGGATGACGAAGAAAACTATGCTTACATCGCATCGCAAATAGATGTTGACAATTTCATCAATTACATGCATACGGAAATTTTTGCAAATAACCGCGACTGGCCGGCGAATAATCTCAAGAAGTGGCGCAGCACAAGTCCCAAAGCGCCGTGGAAATGGTTCCTGTATGATCTTGATTTTGGTTTTGGGAATGATTACAGCAAATATACGAATAACATATTTGAATTTGCTGCGGCAGAAGATGGGGATTCGTGGCCGAATGGGCCTGAATTTACGTTGTTGCTTCGGCGATTGCTCGAAAATGAAGATTTCAAGGCGGCGTTTATCAACCGAATGGCGGTGCTGTTGCAGATGAATTTTGAAAGTTCGCGGGTGCTTGCACGTATCGAGAATATGATGGCTGAAATCCAGTCGGAAATTCCTCGCGACCAAAAACGCTGGGGACTGAACGCTTCGAAAATGACAAAACAGCTCAACGCCATCAAGAATTTTGCGATGAATCGCCCTAAAGTCGTTTACGATGAATTGCAGGAATTTTTCGCATTGGGCAAAAAGGCTACTGTAACCTTATCTGTAAATGGTTTTGGCCGGATTCTAGTGCATAATCTCCCTGTAGATGAGAAGAAAATGACTGTGAATTTCTTTACGGGATTCCCTGTGTTGCTCAGCGCGGAGCCTCTTGCAGGAACTGTTTTTGTAGGTTGGAGTGATGGTGAAACAAACTCTACGCGGGTGATTCTGCCTGAAAGTGTCAGTGAAGTTACGGCTCTCTTTAAATAA
- a CDS encoding NAD(P)-dependent oxidoreductase — protein sequence MFDSFVIFGGIGFIGTHMLRLLREKYPNAKVYVADLLADPSMDQKDAAVSYQKVDVRKPIEMQGEFGKNTLVFNFAAIHRTPGHPDHAYYETNIRGAENVCEFARKYGIENIVFTSSIATYGAAEELKTEDTLPTPNTPYGIAKLVAEKTHEEWAAENSNHRLSIVRPGIVFGTGENGNMTRLYKGLKSHKFAYAGRKDTIKACIYVKNLVRVMLEMAENRNAEKVQLFNCCYYPSFTIEQICHAMMVATGMKRFIPFIPKKPMMMVASVCGLMGGLGLGICPARVKKLMISTNVDGKKLSQSYSLKYSLEEAFKDWFKDCDEKVLE from the coding sequence ATGTTTGACTCTTTTGTAATCTTCGGAGGAATTGGGTTTATTGGAACGCATATGCTTCGGTTACTTCGGGAAAAGTATCCGAATGCTAAAGTGTATGTTGCGGATTTACTTGCAGATCCTTCTATGGATCAAAAAGATGCGGCCGTCTCTTATCAAAAAGTCGATGTCCGTAAACCGATTGAAATGCAAGGCGAATTTGGCAAGAATACTCTTGTATTTAATTTTGCTGCAATACATCGTACGCCGGGGCATCCGGACCACGCTTATTATGAGACTAACATCCGTGGTGCGGAGAACGTTTGCGAATTTGCGCGCAAGTATGGTATTGAAAATATTGTGTTTACTAGCAGCATCGCTACGTATGGAGCCGCTGAGGAATTGAAAACGGAGGATACACTCCCTACTCCTAATACACCGTATGGAATTGCCAAACTTGTTGCTGAAAAAACGCATGAAGAATGGGCTGCGGAAAATTCAAACCATAGACTATCCATTGTTCGTCCGGGAATTGTGTTTGGTACCGGCGAAAATGGTAATATGACTCGCCTGTACAAAGGCTTGAAAAGTCATAAGTTTGCTTATGCCGGTCGCAAGGATACAATCAAAGCTTGCATTTATGTGAAAAATCTTGTTCGCGTCATGCTTGAAATGGCTGAAAACAGGAATGCCGAAAAGGTACAACTTTTCAACTGCTGCTATTATCCGTCTTTTACTATTGAACAAATTTGTCATGCAATGATGGTGGCTACGGGAATGAAACGGTTTATTCCATTTATTCCTAAAAAGCCAATGATGATGGTGGCTTCCGTTTGTGGGCTTATGGGTGGACTTGGGTTAGGCATATGCCCTGCTCGTGTAAAAAAATTGATGATTAGTACAAATGTTGATGGAAAAAAACTCTCGCAGAGTTATTCATTGAAGTATTCATTGGAAGAAGCTTTCAAGGATTGGTTCAAGGACTGCGATGAGAAGGTCCTTGAATGA